In the genome of Virgibacillus doumboii, the window TATAGTAAGGTTTTTTGCCGGACTTAATTCCTTCTCCGGTTCATGGAGTAAATAAATTGGAATAAGGGCCAGCACATGAGTAATGATAATTCCTCCATACACAAGTTCCCAGCTAACTTCAGCCATCAATCCACCTGCCAGCTTTGCCAGGCTTAGTGATAGAAGAGCAAGTGCAATCATGTTTCCAAATACTTTTGTATAAAGGTGTTCCTGGCTTTTTTCTTTTAACGTATCATAGGCTAGAGCTTCCTCAGCGCCGGACTGAAATGTCATCCCTGCTCCGAGCGTCATTAAAGCTAATCCAAACAAGCTAAGTGAATCACTGATTAACATAAAACTCCCATATCCGATGCTAAGCAGGTTGCCAACTAACAGACTCACTTTTCTCCCGTACAGGTCAGCAACCACCCCGGTTGGAATTTCCAATAATACAACACTTAAATGCATTAGTGCCTCAACCAGACCAATTTGGCTCATACTCAAGCCTGAATCGCTCAGATAGATAACCCAGAGTGCACGGTCAAAAAACAATTGAGCGACAAAAATATAAATATAGATAAAACGAATATTCATTGTTAAACTTGCTTTCATTCTGATATCCTCCTGCTGTTCCGACGCAAAAAAGCCACAGGTAAAATACTTACCTGTGACCTGAGCAGGGGAGAAGCCTGTCTTCCAGTTTACCGATTATTTTGAGGTAAGAAATTTTTTACGTCAGAAGTGTAGTTTTGAAACTGTGCTAAAATTGGACATACGTATCCCGTTATTAAGCAAAGTTCCAAAAATGGACATCATGAACACAATAAATTGTTTCACTTCGTCCACAACTTCTTCCAACGTAAACATTTCAACTACCTCCTTTCAATGATTGATATTTCTATCATAAGTTATTCCATTTAGATTAGCAATATTATCAAAGAAATCAATAGTGAATGTGCATGATGAGTGGGACCAGCTAGGAGTGGGTTTAAACGTTAAGCCCACAGCTTCGCCCCATAACGGTTTAATAATCCCTTTCATGTATCCTTTGACCTGCATTATCACATACTACAATTTGACTATATGGAAATTGCATTATATAATATAACCAACTTGTTCAAAATGTACTAAAAAAATTGAACAAAATGAACATTACCGGAGAGAAGGGAAGGTGAGAAATGGAATTGGATAACGATATTCAAAAAGTGGAAGAGTCACGGGATATTCTGATAAGCGCAATCGCTCAAACAATGGTCATTTATGGGGTAACTCCATCGGTTGGGAGAATTTACGGCGTTCTTTATTTTGCAGACAAGCCCCTTAATCTTGATGAAATAAAAGATCAGGTTGCGATGAGTAAAGGAAGCGTCAGTACAGGATTACGGGATCTTCTTGACACGGAAATGGTGATCAAAGTTTGGAAAAAAGGCAATCGGAAAGATCATTATATTGCAGAAAAAGACTTTTTTAAGAATTTTTTTGCCTTCTTTGTCAAAAAGCTAAGACAGGAACGAAATATAATCTCAAGAGCCAATCAACAGGTTGAAGGAACTTTGAAGGATATCGCAGCAAACACTCAATCTGATAAGGCAAAAGAAATGGCACAGGGAGACTTGGCTGATATTGAGCAAACGATGGTCTATTTTGACTGGACGCTTAAATTAGCAAACGCTATGGAAACAAGGGAGATATTTGAGTACTTCCCGGTAAAAAGAAAAGATGGTGACAACGATGAACAAGACTAACACAGCATTGGTACTAATTGATGTGCAAAAAGAAAGTGAGTTTGGGATTGAAGGCGTGGATGCCGTAGTAAACAACACAGAGCGATTAATTGCAGCATGCCGAAAAATAGGTGTTCCTGTAATATTTACACGGCACATTAACCGTGAAGATACGGTTGGCCTGTCAAATGAAGAACCATTGACCGAAGATGGCAAACCGGTATTCTATAATGACGGAACCGATGCGGTGGAAATCATGGATAGTATCAGGCCTGAAGATGGAGATATTGTCATTGATAAATACAGATGGAGCAGTTTTTATGATACAAGTTTAGATCTTATCCTCAGGAATATGGGAGTTAAGCACTTAATAATGGGTGGCTTTGTCACTGACGGCTGTTTGATGACTTCTGTGTTTGACGCCTACTTCCGGGACTACCAGGTGAATTTGGTTAAAGATATGTGCGGTGCAACGAATGAAGGTGCACACATGGCATCCATTTTAACGATGGCAAACTGGGTTTATGATCTCGCTGTCTTTAATACGTCTGAAATAATAAAAAAATTAAACGGTGAATCGCATAAAAACTGGAAATCCCCGTATCCCGATCAACTGCAATTTACACCTGAAAATATGCGACAGGTATTTGATGAATTAAACAAGTAACAAGTTAATAATAAGGGTTATGCAAACAACAAGAGGAGGACAAATAAATGTTGAAGAAAACAAAATTAGTTAGTATTAGCGTAATTATTATGCTATCGATGATCTTGTCAGCGTGTGGCGGTGGCGGCAATGATAATAACGAAGGCAATAATGCATCAGATAATAAAAAAGAAGGGGACAACCTTGGACAGAAAGAATTAACAATTCCTTATGTTGCATGGGCGTCAGCGACAGCAAGTAACCATGTAATGGAAGTAGTACTGGAAGAGGCTGGTTATGATGTAACCTTAAAACAGGTCAATTCAGGAGCAATGTACACGGCTGTTTCTGATGGTTCAGCAGATGCAACCGTCTGTGTATGGCTGCCTCACACAGACGCTAGTTACTGGGAAAAGTATAAACAAGACCTTGTCCATCTTGGTCCGAACCTGGAAGGAGCACCACTCGGTCTTGTTGTTCCAAAATATATGGATATAAACTCGATTGAAGATCTAGCTAAGAATACAAACTCAGTTGGAGATAATACAGAGTGGACAATTACAGGGATAGAACCTGGTGCCGGACAAATGAAACACACGAAAGAGAATGTTATGCCGGAGTACGGGTTGGATAAATGGAATCTGCAAGCCAGCTCTTCACCTGCAATGGCAGCATCATTGGGTGATGCAATTGAGAAAAAAGAACCAATCATTGTTACCCTTTGGTCACCACATTGGGCATTTGCTAAATGGGATTTGAAGTATCTGGAAGATCCGAAAAATATTTACGGCGACCCTGATAACATTAACACAATTGTTCGGAAAGGCCTGGAAGAGGACGCACCAAAAGCACACAAAATTCTAGATCAATTTAAATGGAACAAAAAACAAATTGGTGAAGTAATGGTGAAAATCAACAATGGTATGGAACCTGCCGAGGCAGCACAAGAATGGGTTAAGAACAACCAGGATACTGTTAGTAAGTGGACAAAAGGTGTTAAGTAATAGCAAATTAGAATAATTAAAGCGAAGGCATTGTCTGTACAGAGGGCAATGCCTTTATTTTATCCGCACTGTAATAACCAGCGTATATGTTATGATAGGCTTACAAATGATGAAGGAGTCTTGACCAAGTGAATATTCCAATTTTATTCGAAGACAACCACCTGCTAGTAGTCGAAAAGCCGGTGAATATACCAGTACAGGGAGATCGTACAGGGGATAATGATTTGCTTTCTATATTAAAGCAGGACATAAAAATCCGTTACCAGAAGCCCGGGAATGTATTTCTGGCACTGGTACACCGCCTGGATCGTCCTGTTGGCGGTGTGATGGTTTTTGCCAAAACATCAAAAGCTGCTTCCCGTTTGTCAGATTCAATTCGCAGGGGTGCGTTTGATAAGAAATATCTGGCAGCAGTTCGGGGCAAACCTTTCAGGGATCGGGCAACACTGGAGGATTACCTGATTAAGGATACCCGCGAAAACAAAGTGTATACTGTTTCTTCTGATCATAAAAAGGCAAAAAAAGCGGTGCTTGACTATGAAGTGCTTGGTGAAAAAGAAGGATTAACGCTGTTGTCTATTAATTTACATACAGGCAGGCCGCATCAAATACGTGTCCAGCTTTCTGCGATGGGAAACCCCATCTATGGAGATCAAAAATATGGGCAGAAGGTTAACAAACCTGGGCAGCAAATTGCACTATGGGCATATACACTTGCATTTGAACATCCAACAAAAAAAGACATGACAGAAGCAACGTCATTGCCGCCTAAGGAGTATCCGTGGAATCTGTGGCAGGAT includes:
- a CDS encoding MFS transporter, yielding MKASLTMNIRFIYIYIFVAQLFFDRALWVIYLSDSGLSMSQIGLVEALMHLSVVLLEIPTGVVADLYGRKVSLLVGNLLSIGYGSFMLISDSLSLFGLALMTLGAGMTFQSGAEEALAYDTLKEKSQEHLYTKVFGNMIALALLSLSLAKLAGGLMAEVSWELVYGGIIITHVLALIPIYLLHEPEKELSPAKNLTIKKQWMDQLNAGMTVWKDNQAIHIPIIFFIMVTTSIVILTFYGQAYFTRLGYSPTVIGIIFTVEGLLGVLMAKIAHKLEEKWSFINIANYGYLLYLTFFLLFIWSPDWAIVLSFLLLSQLVTLFEPIFSNFIQNRLQSNVRSTFFSMISVVESFSIMILFPLFGFMIDTIGFKYGFLSLFVMLSVIYATGISSNTIKR
- a CDS encoding GbsR/MarR family transcriptional regulator, which codes for MELDNDIQKVEESRDILISAIAQTMVIYGVTPSVGRIYGVLYFADKPLNLDEIKDQVAMSKGSVSTGLRDLLDTEMVIKVWKKGNRKDHYIAEKDFFKNFFAFFVKKLRQERNIISRANQQVEGTLKDIAANTQSDKAKEMAQGDLADIEQTMVYFDWTLKLANAMETREIFEYFPVKRKDGDNDEQD
- a CDS encoding cysteine hydrolase family protein; its protein translation is MNKTNTALVLIDVQKESEFGIEGVDAVVNNTERLIAACRKIGVPVIFTRHINREDTVGLSNEEPLTEDGKPVFYNDGTDAVEIMDSIRPEDGDIVIDKYRWSSFYDTSLDLILRNMGVKHLIMGGFVTDGCLMTSVFDAYFRDYQVNLVKDMCGATNEGAHMASILTMANWVYDLAVFNTSEIIKKLNGESHKNWKSPYPDQLQFTPENMRQVFDELNK
- a CDS encoding glycine betaine ABC transporter substrate-binding protein — encoded protein: MLKKTKLVSISVIIMLSMILSACGGGGNDNNEGNNASDNKKEGDNLGQKELTIPYVAWASATASNHVMEVVLEEAGYDVTLKQVNSGAMYTAVSDGSADATVCVWLPHTDASYWEKYKQDLVHLGPNLEGAPLGLVVPKYMDINSIEDLAKNTNSVGDNTEWTITGIEPGAGQMKHTKENVMPEYGLDKWNLQASSSPAMAASLGDAIEKKEPIIVTLWSPHWAFAKWDLKYLEDPKNIYGDPDNINTIVRKGLEEDAPKAHKILDQFKWNKKQIGEVMVKINNGMEPAEAAQEWVKNNQDTVSKWTKGVK
- a CDS encoding RluA family pseudouridine synthase, which translates into the protein MNIPILFEDNHLLVVEKPVNIPVQGDRTGDNDLLSILKQDIKIRYQKPGNVFLALVHRLDRPVGGVMVFAKTSKAASRLSDSIRRGAFDKKYLAAVRGKPFRDRATLEDYLIKDTRENKVYTVSSDHKKAKKAVLDYEVLGEKEGLTLLSINLHTGRPHQIRVQLSAMGNPIYGDQKYGQKVNKPGQQIALWAYTLAFEHPTKKDMTEATSLPPKEYPWNLWQDGSLKR